The following proteins are encoded in a genomic region of Phragmites australis chromosome 9, lpPhrAust1.1, whole genome shotgun sequence:
- the LOC133929267 gene encoding zinc finger CCCH domain-containing protein 37-like, translated as MSRKAKERKRERQAPTSVGQRPRKLPYRFATWRATCSTGVHARPRTPPRAKPTAHAATPTRCSSATKSALNTAHATPSQPNGASVHPASHAATYKAARHTPRRCHLKARLIERGGQAGMVSREHHHDYEHLVLDSAALGVSWADPAAVEIPPQLFAALGEYLSAGHGYGDAEAEDEADDEFMMYEFKVRRCARARSHDWTACPYAHPGEAARRRDPRRVAYTGEPCPDFRRRPGAACPQGNKCPFAHGTFELWLHPLRYRTRPCRTGTACRRHVCFFAHTAGELRAAPKGDSPLSLSPKSTLASLWESPPVSPVEERQSWVDPIDESDADAEMEEFMLAMRELSIRKASASSAPVAPVLPPVTEDDGPDFGWVSELVM; from the coding sequence ATGAGCCGCAAAGCTAAAGAAAGGAAGAGGGAGAGACAGGCGCCCACTTCCGTCGGCCAGCGGCCGAGAAAACTTCCGTACCGCTTCGCGACGTGGCGGGCAACATGCAGCACCGGCGTCCACGCCCGTCCACGTACCCCGCCCCGCGCCAAACCCACAGCCCACGCAGCCACGCCGACCCGATGTAGCTCGGCGACCAAGAGCGCACTCAATACCGCCCATGCCACGCCCTCCCAACCCAACGGCGCGTCCGTCCATCCCGCCTCGCACGCGGCGACCTATAAAGCCGCGCGCCACACACCCCGCCGCTGCCACCTCAAAGCACGGTTAATTGAGCGAGGGGGACAGGCAGGCATGGTGAGCCGTGAGCACCACCACGACTACGAGCACCTTGTGCTCGACTCCGCGGCGCTGGGCGTGTCCTGGGCCGATCCGGCGGCGGTGGAGATCCCGCCGCAGCTCTTCGCGGCGCTGGGGGAGTACCTCTCCGCCGGGCACGGCTACGGGGACGCCGAGGCCGAGGACGAGGCGGACGACGAGTTCATGATGTACGAGTTCAAGGTGCGGCGCTGCGCGCGGGCGCGGAGCCACGACTGGACGGCGTGCCCCTACGCGCACCCGGGCGAGGCCGCGCGGCGGCGGGACCCGCGGCGCGTGGCGTACACGGGCGAGCCGTGCCCGGACTTCCGGCGCCGGCCGGGCGCCGCGTGCCCGCAGGGGAACAAGTGCCCGTTCGCGCATGGCACGTTCGAGCTGTGGCTCCACCCGTTGCGGTACCGCACGCGCCCGTGCCGCACGGGCACGGCCTGCCGCCGCCACGTCTGCTTCTTCGCTCACACGGCGGGTGAGCTCCGGGCCGCGCCCAAGGGGGACTCGCCGCTGTCGCTCTCGCCCAAGTCGACGCTGGCGTCTCTCTGGGAGTCGCCGCCGGTGTCGCCGGTGGAGGAACGACAGAGTTGGGTCGACCCCATCGATGAGTCGGACGCGGATGCGGAGATGGAAGAGTTTATGCTCGCAATGCGGGAGCTCAGCATCAGGAAGGCCTCGGCGTCGTCGGCGCCGGTAGCGCCGGTGCTGCCTCCTGTCACCGAGGACGACGGGCCGGACTTCGGGTGGGTGTCGGAGCTGGTGATGTAG